From the Desulfovibrio sp. TomC genome, one window contains:
- a CDS encoding protein-glutamate methylesterase/protein-glutamine glutaminase: MKQTIKVLVVDDSALVRQTLTDILSSDPEIEVIGAAGDPYAAVKRMEMQTPDVITLDIEMPRMDGLTFLRKIMTQHPIPVVICSTLTECGSETTLRAMEYGAVDIILKPKLGTRQFLEESRIRVVDAVKAAAGARLKKMAATGPMKVTPKLSADAMLPGPTGKAMFQTTEKVVAVGASTGGTEALREFLEAMPQDCPGIAIVQHMPEQFTAAFAKRLDGICRITVKEASDGDTILRGQALIAPGNRHMLLKRSGARYFVEVKDGPLVRRHRPSVDVLFRSAARYAGKNAVGVIMTGMGDDGAAGMLEMHDVGAYTIAQDEASCVVFGMPQEAIKLGGVDKIMGLGGIAYEVVRACAG; encoded by the coding sequence GTGAAACAGACCATCAAGGTCCTGGTGGTGGACGATTCCGCCTTGGTGCGCCAGACCCTGACCGATATTTTGTCTTCGGATCCGGAAATCGAAGTCATCGGCGCTGCAGGCGACCCCTATGCCGCAGTCAAGCGCATGGAGATGCAGACCCCGGACGTCATCACCCTGGATATTGAAATGCCGCGTATGGATGGGCTGACCTTCCTGCGCAAAATCATGACCCAGCATCCCATCCCTGTGGTTATCTGCTCCACGCTGACCGAATGCGGCTCGGAAACCACGCTGCGGGCCATGGAATACGGGGCCGTTGACATCATCCTCAAGCCCAAACTCGGCACGCGACAGTTCCTGGAAGAATCACGCATCCGGGTAGTGGATGCGGTCAAGGCTGCGGCCGGGGCGCGTCTGAAAAAGATGGCCGCGACCGGCCCCATGAAGGTCACCCCCAAGCTCTCGGCCGACGCCATGCTGCCCGGTCCAACGGGCAAAGCCATGTTCCAGACCACTGAAAAGGTGGTGGCGGTGGGCGCGTCCACCGGCGGCACCGAGGCCCTGCGCGAATTCCTCGAAGCCATGCCCCAGGATTGCCCCGGCATTGCCATTGTCCAGCATATGCCGGAGCAGTTCACAGCCGCTTTTGCCAAACGCCTGGACGGCATCTGCCGCATCACGGTCAAGGAAGCCTCCGACGGCGACACCATCCTGCGCGGCCAGGCGCTCATTGCCCCGGGCAACCGCCATATGCTGCTTAAGCGCAGCGGTGCGCGTTATTTCGTGGAGGTCAAGGACGGGCCGCTGGTGCGTCGGCACCGGCCCAGCGTCGATGTGCTCTTTCGCTCCGCTGCCCGCTACGCCGGCAAAAACGCCGTTGGCGTCATCATGACTGGTATGGGGGATGACGGAGCCGCCGGAATGCTTGAGATGCACGATGTCGGAGCCTACACCATCGCCCAGGACGAAGCTTCGTGCGTGGTGTTTGGAATGCCCCAGGAAGCCATCAAGCTTGGCGGCGTGGATAAGATCATGGGCCTTGGCGGCATTGCCTACGAAGTGGTCCGGGCCTGTGCCGGCTAG
- a CDS encoding CheR family methyltransferase, with amino-acid sequence MSDKEFKRLSEFIHTEVGIKLPSSKKVMVEARLQKRLRLLGKAHYRDYYEYLFSPEGLEEELVHLIDVITTNTTEFFREPRHFEIMNEQTLPLWRSENGSGRPFRLWSAGCSTGEEPYTLCIVLSEFAARSPGFRFSVMATDISTRVLSMAKNGVYPEERLAKMSMELKRRYFLRSKDRAKRLVRVAPDIRRIIDFRRLNFMESFAFPEPLDTIFCRNVMIYFDRATQERLLQKFCTQLLTGGFLFIGHSESLTGMDLPLRQHAPTVYRKI; translated from the coding sequence ATGAGCGACAAGGAATTCAAACGGTTAAGCGAGTTTATTCATACCGAGGTCGGCATCAAACTGCCGTCGTCGAAAAAGGTTATGGTCGAAGCGCGGCTGCAGAAACGTCTGCGACTGCTCGGTAAGGCCCATTATCGCGACTATTATGAATACCTGTTTAGCCCAGAAGGACTTGAGGAGGAACTTGTCCACCTCATAGACGTCATCACCACCAATACGACCGAGTTTTTCCGGGAACCGCGCCACTTCGAAATCATGAACGAGCAGACGCTGCCGCTTTGGCGCAGCGAGAACGGCTCCGGTCGTCCTTTTCGATTGTGGAGTGCCGGGTGTTCCACGGGTGAGGAACCCTATACGCTTTGCATCGTGCTCTCCGAGTTTGCGGCCCGTTCACCGGGATTTCGTTTCAGCGTCATGGCGACGGACATCTCCACCCGGGTGCTGTCCATGGCTAAAAATGGCGTTTATCCCGAGGAGCGTCTGGCCAAAATGTCCATGGAACTCAAGCGGCGCTATTTTTTGCGCAGCAAGGACCGGGCCAAGAGACTTGTGCGCGTGGCTCCGGATATTCGTCGCATCATTGATTTTCGTCGTCTTAATTTTATGGAATCATTCGCCTTCCCAGAACCACTTGACACCATTTTTTGTCGCAACGTCATGATCTATTTTGACCGGGCCACCCAGGAACGTCTCCTGCAGAAGTTCTGCACCCAACTTCTGACAGGGGGCTTCCTGTTTATCGGGCATTCTGAAAGCCTGACCGGTATGGACTTGCCCTTGCGCCAACATGCCCCGACGGTATATAGAAAAATATAA
- a CDS encoding chemotaxis protein CheW, with product MAEAPTTNDNQYLTFTLERELFALDIASVREVLELVNITRVPRTPEYIRGVINLRGRAVPVVDLKMKFGLGATQRTVNTCIIIVEVSLDGEGTVLGALADSVQEVYEMDTGQIEPPPRMGTPIRAEFIRGMGQSGEQFIIILDISKVFTSMELAGLAQALGDAGPEAGEACVS from the coding sequence ATGGCCGAGGCCCCAACCACCAATGACAACCAGTACCTGACGTTTACCCTGGAACGCGAACTGTTCGCGTTGGACATCGCTTCAGTGCGTGAAGTCCTCGAACTCGTCAACATTACCAGGGTTCCTCGAACCCCCGAGTATATCCGTGGCGTGATCAATCTGCGCGGGCGAGCCGTACCGGTGGTGGATCTTAAGATGAAGTTCGGTCTGGGCGCCACCCAGCGCACGGTTAACACCTGTATCATCATTGTCGAAGTGTCCCTGGACGGCGAGGGCACGGTGCTTGGGGCTTTGGCCGATTCCGTACAGGAAGTCTATGAAATGGATACAGGGCAGATCGAGCCGCCGCCACGTATGGGAACACCTATCCGGGCCGAGTTCATCCGGGGCATGGGCCAGTCCGGCGAACAGTTCATTATTATCCTCGACATCAGCAAGGTCTTCACCTCCATGGAATTGGCCGGGCTGGCCCAGGCCCTGGGCGATGCCGGCCCGGAGGCCGGGGAGGCTTGCGTTTCATGA
- a CDS encoding class IV adenylate cyclase: MSIADEIETKFAVKSFTPVRRSLVTAGGVRLSRRFEENVVLDDTAATLRGRDVLLRIRRDAVCKVTIKMPAEAPGHSGLKIRREIETEVADPAALEAIFAALGYVPFLRYEKVRETWQAGDALVCLDELPFGRYLEIEGPAESIPILAGRLGLSMTQALPETYHELHQAYRRERGLPPDMSFVFPPDTRRKILVDLAESL; the protein is encoded by the coding sequence GTGTCCATAGCGGATGAGATCGAAACGAAATTTGCCGTCAAATCCTTTACTCCGGTGCGCCGGTCATTGGTGACGGCCGGCGGTGTGCGGCTGTCGCGGCGCTTCGAAGAAAACGTGGTCCTTGACGACACGGCGGCGACCCTGCGCGGCCGGGATGTCCTGCTGCGCATCCGGCGCGACGCCGTCTGCAAAGTGACTATCAAAATGCCGGCCGAGGCTCCCGGACACAGCGGACTCAAAATCCGCCGTGAGATCGAAACCGAGGTGGCCGATCCGGCTGCCCTGGAAGCCATTTTCGCAGCCCTGGGCTATGTCCCGTTTCTGCGCTACGAAAAAGTCCGGGAGACTTGGCAGGCCGGCGATGCCCTGGTCTGTCTGGATGAATTGCCTTTTGGCCGTTACCTGGAAATTGAGGGACCGGCCGAGTCCATCCCGATTCTGGCCGGCCGCCTGGGCCTGTCCATGACCCAGGCCCTGCCCGAGACCTACCACGAATTGCACCAAGCCTATCGTAGGGAACGCGGCCTGCCGCCGGATATGAGTTTTGTCTTCCCGCCCGATACCCGTCGAAAGATTCTGGTCGACCTCGCCGAATCGCTCTGA
- a CDS encoding chemotaxis protein CheA — translation MMSQDDPHRRAYLEEARELLSDLEASLLELEKIPDDTDLLHKIFRAMHTIKGSGAMFGFDDIAAFTHDVETIFDRVRNGQLGVNRQLLDLSFHACDHIRALLEPGLDQDAALAAQGRTLLDGFHQFAGEDAAEPVVAAAQTPPSAEELSGCRPLIYRLRLKPHSDMLTTGNNPLHLIEDVSALGDCRLFLHAEALPSLDVLEPEVCVVWWDCVLRTTAGRQEIADIFVFAEDECDLTIDVLDNGCAEDGEQAHKLLGQILVERGDITPEDLKAALSVQKRLGDILTDKGLVRSTQVASALAEQSAVRDLQQKPQSERQEKTSSIRVAADKLDFLVDLVGELVIVQAQIRQAVDERGDLYLRSLAEHLERLSDSLRDSTLSIRMVPIGATFAKFRRLVRDLSAELGKDIELVTSGEETELDKNVIERLGDPLVHLLRNSIDHGIEQPADRRAAGKALAGRIHLTAAHAGGEVVITVADDGGGLDAVRIRAKAEQRGLIAPGADLSPKELYHLIFQPGFSTASAVTSISGRGVGMDVVKRAIDSLRGSVEIDSEPGQGTSIIVRLPLTLAIIDGLQVQVAGEYYVVPLALVEECVEIARQDNGTERHIVNMRGEVVPVMRLRDLFNFDGDAPAIEPIVVAKVDGERIGIAVDRVVGEHQTVIKSLGRLYRDVKEFSGATIRGDGSMALIVDVPSLVRRAAGTDLRGIR, via the coding sequence ATGATGTCCCAGGACGACCCCCATCGCCGAGCCTATCTGGAAGAGGCCCGGGAGCTCTTGTCCGACCTTGAAGCCTCGCTTTTGGAGTTGGAAAAGATCCCTGACGACACCGATCTGCTCCATAAAATTTTCCGGGCCATGCACACGATCAAAGGGTCCGGGGCCATGTTCGGCTTCGACGACATCGCGGCGTTCACGCATGATGTTGAAACCATTTTCGACCGGGTGCGAAACGGCCAGCTCGGCGTCAACCGCCAGTTGCTTGATCTTTCCTTTCATGCCTGCGACCACATCCGGGCCTTGCTCGAACCCGGGTTGGACCAGGACGCGGCCTTGGCTGCCCAGGGGCGCACCCTCCTTGACGGTTTTCATCAGTTTGCCGGAGAAGACGCGGCCGAACCCGTAGTCGCCGCCGCCCAGACACCCCCGTCAGCCGAGGAGCTCTCCGGCTGCCGACCGCTTATTTACCGACTGCGGCTCAAGCCCCATTCGGACATGTTGACCACAGGGAACAATCCGCTGCATCTGATCGAGGACGTCAGTGCCCTGGGTGATTGCCGACTGTTCCTCCACGCCGAAGCCCTTCCGTCGCTCGACGTCCTGGAACCGGAAGTCTGCGTCGTGTGGTGGGACTGTGTGCTGCGAACCACGGCCGGGCGCCAGGAGATCGCCGATATTTTTGTTTTTGCCGAAGACGAGTGCGACCTGACCATTGATGTCCTGGATAACGGCTGCGCCGAGGACGGAGAGCAGGCGCACAAGCTTTTGGGGCAGATCCTGGTCGAACGTGGCGACATCACGCCGGAGGATCTGAAAGCGGCTCTGTCTGTCCAGAAACGGCTGGGCGATATTTTAACGGACAAGGGGCTGGTGCGTTCAACCCAGGTAGCCTCGGCTCTGGCCGAGCAGTCTGCTGTGCGCGATTTGCAGCAAAAGCCCCAGTCCGAGCGCCAGGAAAAGACTTCCAGCATCCGGGTGGCTGCTGACAAACTTGACTTCCTCGTCGATCTCGTGGGCGAACTGGTCATTGTCCAGGCCCAGATCCGTCAAGCCGTGGACGAACGGGGCGACCTCTACCTGCGAAGTCTGGCCGAGCACCTCGAACGCCTGAGCGACAGTCTGCGCGATTCCACTCTGTCCATCCGCATGGTGCCCATCGGGGCCACCTTCGCCAAATTCCGCCGTCTGGTACGCGATCTCTCCGCCGAACTCGGCAAGGATATCGAACTTGTCACCAGTGGCGAGGAAACCGAGCTCGATAAAAACGTCATTGAGCGGTTGGGCGATCCTCTTGTTCATCTGCTGCGCAACAGCATCGATCACGGCATTGAGCAACCAGCGGACCGTCGGGCTGCCGGCAAAGCCCTGGCCGGCCGTATCCATCTCACCGCCGCCCACGCCGGCGGGGAGGTGGTCATCACGGTGGCCGACGACGGCGGCGGGCTTGACGCTGTCCGTATTCGCGCCAAAGCCGAACAGCGCGGCCTTATCGCTCCAGGAGCGGATCTATCACCTAAGGAACTGTATCATCTCATCTTTCAGCCTGGATTTTCCACAGCTTCGGCCGTCACCAGCATCTCCGGCCGCGGCGTTGGCATGGATGTGGTCAAACGGGCCATCGATTCCCTGCGGGGCAGCGTGGAAATCGACTCCGAACCCGGCCAGGGCACGTCCATCATTGTCCGCCTGCCCCTGACTCTGGCCATTATTGATGGTTTGCAAGTGCAGGTGGCCGGGGAATACTATGTCGTGCCGCTGGCTTTGGTTGAAGAGTGTGTGGAAATTGCCCGACAAGACAATGGGACCGAACGGCACATCGTCAATATGCGGGGTGAAGTGGTGCCGGTGATGCGGTTGCGCGATCTTTTCAACTTCGACGGCGACGCCCCGGCTATTGAACCCATTGTGGTGGCCAAAGTCGATGGAGAACGTATCGGCATTGCAGTGGACCGGGTGGTTGGCGAACACCAGACCGTTATCAAAAGTCTGGGGAGACTGTACCGCGACGTCAAAGAATTTTCCGGAGCCACCATTCGGGGGGACGGCTCCATGGCCCTGATCGTGGATGTGCCCTCCCTGGTGCGCCGGGCCGCCGGAACCGATTTGCGTGGCATTCGGTGA